Below is a genomic region from Azoarcus sp. KH32C.
CGGAGGTGGCCTGCCCGGCCACCAGACACTCGACGGCGCGCGGCTTCGCGACGCGTTCGGGCTGCTGGGTGTGGGACTTTTCGGACATGAGACCTTCCTCCATCGGTGGGTTATGCAGCTTCGATCAGGCGAACGCGGCCTCGATATCGCGTTGAGCTTCGGCGAAGGCCTGTTGTTCCGCTTCGGGGCCCATCGCCAGGCCTTCGGCGAAGGCGAAGCGCACGTCGGTCATGCCGAGGAAGCCGAGCACGGCCTTCAGATACGGGACTTGCGAGTCGAGCGGGCTGTTGCGGTAACGGCCGCCGCGGGTCAGCGCGACATACACCGTCTTGCCCTTCAGCAGGCCTTCGGGCCCGTTCGCGGTGTATTGGAAAGTGACCTTCGCACGGGCGATCGCATCGATCCAGTTCTTCAGTTGCGCCGGCACGCCGAAGTTGTACATCGGCACGCCCAGCACCACGGCGTCGGCGGCCTGGATTTCGGCGATCAGCGCGTCATCGAGCGCGACGCGGGCTGCCTGTTCCGGCGTGCGCTGCTCGGCCGGCGTGAAGAGTGCGCCGAGCGTGGCTTCGTCAAGCACGGGGTGCGGATTGCGAGCCAGGTCGCGGACGACCAGCGCCGCGCCCGGATTTTCGTTCTTCAGGCGCTCGACGATCGAGTTCGCCAGACGGGTCGATTGCGAACCTTCGCTACGGGCGCTGGAGTTGATCTGCAGGATGTTCATGTCGCTCTCCGTTAAATGTGTGAGTCAGTGGAGGCAACTCTAGGGGAAGCATTGTTGCGGAAAAAGCCTGAACTTTGCACTACACTATTTCAGGTATTGCACCAATGCAAACAGCATAATTTGGAACTTCTGCAGCGCAACAACGACGAAGTCAGCTGACTATCCTACAATCGCGTTTCAATCGCCCTTTGGCATTCAAGCCCTGCTTCCATGATGAATCCATCTTCGCCGTCCCCCCGCTTTCTTTTCCTGGCGCTGTTCGCAGCCTGCTTCGCCCTGCTCGGCTTCGGCCTCTACCTGCAGCACGTGAAGGGGCTGGAGCCCTGCCCGATGTGCATCATGCAGCGCTATGCCTTCATCGCCGTGGGCCTGACCGCGCTGGTCGCGGGACTGCATAATCCGGGACGGACGGGAACGCGCGCGTATGCCGTGCTCGTGCTGCTGATGGCGCTCGCGGGCGGCGGCGTCGCGGTGCGGCAGACGTGGATCCAGATCTACCCGCCGCAGGTGTCCGAATGCGGGCCCGACCTCGAATTCATGCTCGGCAGCTTCCCGCTGGCCGATGCCTTGCCGATGATTTTCCGCGGGGCGGGCGATTGCTCGGTCGTCGACTGGACCTTCCTCGGCCTGTCGATCGCCAACTGGTCGCTGGTGACCTTCACGCTGGTCGTGCTGTTCGCGATCGCGATCTTCCTGCGCGGCAAGGCCCGCGCCTGAGGACCGTCGGCGGCGGCCTCAGCCGACCACGCGTACGGTCGTGCCGCCGATCTCGTAGAGCCCCTGGCCCAAGGCGTGGCAGCGCTTCACTTCGAGGCGCGTCACGAGCGGGGGGCGGGCGACCTGGCCGCCGGGCGAGGCGATGATCACCTCCAGCACCTCGGCTTGCCCCGGGACATAGGACGAACGCAGCGTCATCCCGCCGACGCTGATCTCGACGCATTCCGCCGGGATCGACTCGCCGCTCTTCAGACGGATGGTCGCCTGGCAGCCGAGAGGGATGCGCCGGTCGAGCCGCCGTTCGATTTGGGATACGCGATCGTTCATGATGGCGGATGCAGGTCGGATTTCTGACAGCCGGATTGTAGCCCTCCCGGCAGCCGAACGTCGCATCCTTTGCATCGTCATGAGCGCAAATAATTACGCTACGGTCGATGCTTCAGCGGCAGCTTGGCCCGTCCGGCACACCGGCCTTGCGCAGGAAGATCTCCAGCGGGCAGAAGCGCGTGAAGCCGCTCTGGAAGAGATTCGCGCCGACGAAGACCGTGAACCACAGGAAGTTCTTGTTCACGAAGAGCGGCGAGCCCTCGACGCCGAGCGCGAGCGAGATCAGCACGAAGGCGCCGGCAAAGATCCGGACGAACTGGTTGACGGTGAGCGTCATGAGGTTTCTCCCTTGAGTTGCGCGACGCGGCCCCGCATCGCGGCGAAGTACAGCACCGGGATGACCACCAGCGTCAGCACGGTGGACACGAGGATGCCGAAGATCAGGCTGATCGCGAGCCCGTTGAAGATCGGGTCGTCGAGGATGAAGAGCGCACCGATCATCGCGGCGAGCGCCGTGAGCCCGATGGGCTTCGCGCGCACCGCGGCGGCACGGATCACCGCTTCGCCGAGTTCGACACCGGCTCGCACCTGCTGATTGACGAAGTCGACGAGCAGGATGGAGTTGCGGACGATGATGCCGGCGAGCGCGATCATGCCGATCATCGAGGTCGCGGT
It encodes:
- a CDS encoding disulfide bond formation protein B, producing MMNPSSPSPRFLFLALFAACFALLGFGLYLQHVKGLEPCPMCIMQRYAFIAVGLTALVAGLHNPGRTGTRAYAVLVLLMALAGGGVAVRQTWIQIYPPQVSECGPDLEFMLGSFPLADALPMIFRGAGDCSVVDWTFLGLSIANWSLVTFTLVVLFAIAIFLRGKARA
- a CDS encoding FMN-dependent NADH-azoreductase; translated protein: MNILQINSSARSEGSQSTRLANSIVERLKNENPGAALVVRDLARNPHPVLDEATLGALFTPAEQRTPEQAARVALDDALIAEIQAADAVVLGVPMYNFGVPAQLKNWIDAIARAKVTFQYTANGPEGLLKGKTVYVALTRGGRYRNSPLDSQVPYLKAVLGFLGMTDVRFAFAEGLAMGPEAEQQAFAEAQRDIEAAFA
- a CDS encoding DUF2892 domain-containing protein, whose protein sequence is MTLTVNQFVRIFAGAFVLISLALGVEGSPLFVNKNFLWFTVFVGANLFQSGFTRFCPLEIFLRKAGVPDGPSCR